The DNA sequence GAGAGGAAGGGCGACCCGCGTACGACCGGGTCGCCCTCTCTTCGTACGCGCACGGCCGCGTCGCGGCCGCCCTCACCCTGCCCCGGGAGCCCCTCGAGGGCGCGGACGTCCGGCTGGGCAGCACCGTCACGGCCGTCGACCCGGCCCGGCGGACGGTGCGGTGTGCCGACGGGCGGGAGGTCCCCTACGACGCCCTGGTGCTCGCCACCGGATCCCGCCCCTTCGTACCGCCCGTCCCCGGGCACGACCTGCCCGGCTGCCACGTCTACCGGACGATCGAGGACGTCGACGCCATCCGGGCCGCCGCCCGGCCCGGCCGGCCCGCCGTCGTCATCGGCGGGGGCCTGCTCGGCCTGGAGGCCGCCAGCGCCCTGCACGCGCTCGGCATGCGCACCGAGGTGGTCGAGCGGGCCCCGTGGCTGATGGCGCTCCAGGTCGACGCGGGCGGCGGGGCCGTGCTGGGCCGCCGGATCTCGGCCCTCGGCATCGGCGTGCACTGCGACGCCGCCGTCGAGTCCGTCGATCCAGGCGCCGACGGTGCGGTCGCCGCCGTCACCCTGGCCGGGACCGGACCGCTCCCCGCCGACCTGGTGGTCTTCGCCGCCGGGGTCCGGCCCCGCGACGAACTGGCCGCCGCGGCCGGCCTGGCCCGGGCGGAGCGCGGCGGGATCCTCACCGACCGGCACTGCCGCACCTCGGACCCGGCCGTCTGGGCCGTCGGCGAGTGCGCGGCCGTCGAGGGCCGCTGCCACGGCATGGTGGCCCCGGGGCGCCGGATGGCCGAGGCGGTCGCCGCCCAGCTGACCGGCGACCCCGCCGCCGCCTTCCCGGGCGCGGACCCCGCCGCCCGGCTGAAGCTGCTGGGCGTGGAGGTGGCCGGCTTCGGCGACGTGCAGGGGCGGGAGCCGGGCGCGCTGGAGTTCGTGCGCCACGACCACCGCACGGACGCGTACGCCAAGCTGACCCTGGCCGCGGACGCCCGTACCGTGCTCGGCGCGGTCCTGTCCGGCGACACCCGCGCCTACCCCGCCCTGCACGCCCTGTACGGCCGCCCCCTGACGGCCTCGGCGGACCGGCTGATGCACACGCCGGGCTGAACGGACGCGCGAACGGCCCCGGCCCCGCACCCCTTTCGGGGGCGGGGCCGGGGCCGTTCGCGGCGGTGGGGCGCCGGTCAGCGGCGGGCGCGGAGGAGGCCCGCCACCTGGGCCACGCGGCGGCCCAGGTGGCGGACCGTCTCCAGGTCCGCCTTGGTCACGCCCTCGTCGCCCGCGTCGGTGTTCGCCTGGGCGCCGGCGCCCAGGTTGATGCCGAGGCGGTTGAGGTCGTTCTCCGAGCCCGTGGAGGAGTTCCAGCCCGGCGGGATGTCCAGGTTGACCCAGTGCATTCCGTGCTGGGCCGCCAGGATGGAGAAGTACTGGAGGGTGTGGAGCTTGTCCCCGTTCATGGAGCCGGCCACCGTGAAGCCGGAGGCGGCCTTGTCCCGCCAGGCCTGGGCGGCCCAGCGCTTGGAGCTGGCCTCCGCGAAGGCGTGGAAGGCCGAGGAGGCGCTGCCCATGTAGGTGGGCGACCCGAACATGACTCCGTCGGCCTCGTCCAGCAGGGTCCACTGGCTGTCACTGATGGACAGCACGTCGACGAGGACCGCGCGGGCCCCCGCCTCGCCGGCGCCGTCGCGGGCGGCGGCCGCCAGGGCCGCCGTGTGGCCGCGCCCCGAGTGGTAGGCGACGACCACCAGCGGGGACTCGACGGCGGAGGTCCCGGTGGGGGCCTGGCCGGGGACCTGGCCGGGGACTTGGCCGGGGGTCCCGGTGGGGATCTCGCTGGGGGGAGTCATCGTCTCCGTCATCAGTGTGCTCCGGTCGGGATGAGGGTCGCGGTGAGTTCCGCCTCGAGGCGGTTGAGGTCCCGGTCGTGGCCGTGGGCCGCGATGTGCCCGTCGGGCCGGACCAGGTAGTACCCGGGACGCCAGCAGCCGGTGGCGCGCAGCGAGTTGCGCCGCCGCAGCCGCTCCACCCGGACCTGGGGCCAGCGGTCGAGGATGTGGCCGATCTCGGCGCTCCAGTCGGAGCCGCCGCTGGAGGGCGGCAGCACCGCCAGGGTCCAGCCCTGCGGGTCGGCGGCGGGGCCCGAGATGCGGTGCGCGAGGGCCAGCCGGCGCGGGAAGACGGCGCCGACCTTGAGGCCGCCGGGCAGCTTCTCGTGCAGACCGCAGCCGGCCTTGCGCGAGGGCCGCTGGGTGGCGCGGACGATGTCGTAGGCGAGCCTGCGGCCCGCCATGACGGGGGCGTAGAAGTGCGAGACCAGCCCGGTGCGGTCCAGGACCCGGAAGGCGGCGTCGCGGGCCCGGACCTGGACCCGGCCGTTGAACATCCAGGCGCGCGTCTGGAAGTCGGTGTCGCGCACGATCCGCTGGGTCGCGTCCGAGCGCTCGGGCCCGTAGGTGTCGAGCAGGGAGACGGGCGAGGCGCCGTGGATGACCGCGGCCAGCTTCCAGGCCAGGTTGTGGGCGTCCTGGAGGCCGCTGTTCATGCCCTGGCCGCCGGCCGGGCTGTGCACGTGCGCGGCGTCGCCCATCAGGAAGATGCGGCCGCGCTGGAAGTCGCTGGCGTGCCGGGCGTGGACGCGGAAGACCGTCTCCCACACCGGCTCGGTGATCTTGATGCCGCGCGGGCCGCGGTCGTAGATGACCTGCTGCATCATCTTGACGTTCACGCGCTCGCCGCCGGGCGGCATCACCGACAGGAAGCGGTAGACGCCGTCCGGCTGCGGGACGATCACCAGGGTGCCGTTGGGGTTCTGGAAGTACAGCACCTGGTCGGTGGGGAGGGTGCCCTCGATGCGGGCGTCGACGAGGGCGAACTCCATCTCGTACGTGCTGCCGGTGAAGGCCGAGCCCAGCTCGCCGCGGACCTTGCTGCCCGCGCCGTCGGCGCCGATCAGGAAGGGCACCCGGGTGCGCTCGATGAGGCCGTCGCCGTGCTCGAGGACGGCGGTGACCCCGTCGGTGGCGTTGACGTCGCCGGAGTGGTCGACCTTCTCGATGTCGAGCAGCCGCACCCCGCGCTCGACCTTGCCGCCGAGCGCGTGCAGCCGCTCGGTGAGCACCCGCTCGGTCTCGGGCTGCGGCAGGTGCCGCGGCGCCAGGTCCTCCTGGAAGTCGAAGGTGGCCAGGTGCCGGCGCTCGGAGAAGTAGCTGAGGGCGTTGATCTGGACGGAGGCCTCCCGGATGGCGGGGCCGGCCCCCATGTCCTCCAGGATGTCCAGGGCGCGCGGCCACAGGGCCAGCGCCTTGGGCACGCCCAGCGGAACCGTCGTCAAGTCGATGATCCGGACCCCGACCCCCCGGCGCAGCAGCTCGATGGCCGCGGTCAGGCCGGTGGGGCCGGCGCCGACGATCAGGACGTCGTAGTCCGTGCCGCCCGTGCTCTGGATGTGCTCGGTCACGACGCTGCCTCCAGCTGTTCGCGCAGGATCGACGCCAGCTTGATGCGCTGGACCTTCATGGTGGCCGTGCGCGGTAGTTCGGCGAGCGGGATCTGGATGGGATCGGCCATCTTCGGCAGGTCGGCGACGGCCCGCTTCCAGCGCGCGAGGTCCAGCGGCTCGCCCTGGCGGGTGCAGACCACCGGCAGGGCCTCCTGGTTGGGGCCGGGTACGAGCACCAGCTCGGCCAGCTCCTCCAGGCGCTGGAGCACGGCGTCCTCGACCTCCAGGGTGGAGTGGATGCCGGGGATCACGTCGACCTCGCGGTCGAGCAGGTGCAGGCAGCCCACCTTGGTGCTGAAGCCGACGTCGCCGCCGCGCCACCACTTGCCGAAGGCCTGCTTGTCGAAGCGCTCCTTCTCCCCGTAGTAGCCGATGGCCCGGCCGGGGGTGCTGACCTCGATGTATCCGGGGTTCTCGCGGGAGGGCTTGAGGCCGTTGCGGGGCACCAGGCGGTACTTGGTGATCCCGGGCATCGGGTAGCCGAGGCAGCGGCCGTCGGCCTTGTGGGCGTTCTTGCGCGTGTAGTGGCGGCCGGTGAGGGGGCCGCACTCGCTCTGCCCGTAGATCTGGAAGAAGACCGGGTTGGTGCGCTGCGAGGCCTTCAGCAGGCGGTCCATGGTGCCCGGGTGGATCGCGTCGAAGGTGCTGCTGAAACAGGCGACGTTGGAGAAGGGGCGGCGCGGGTCGTCGACCAGCTCCTCCCACTCCATGAAGGAGTTGGGGTGGGTCTCCACGAACGCCGGGCGGATCCGCCCGAAGAGCTCGGCGATCTTCTCGTTGCCGGTGTCGTTGACGACGGCCACGTGGAGGCCGCGCTGGAGCAGTACGGCCATGCCCAGGTACATCCGGGAGTGCACGTACGAGAGGTGGATGGCGGCGGTGTCGCCCGTCTTGAGGAGCTTGCCGAGGCGGCGCTGCGGACGGTAGCGGCCGAAGAGGCTGCGGTGCGAGTGGACGACCAGCTTGGGCAGGCCGGTGGTGCCCGAGGTGTGCGTCATCAGGGCCGGCTGGTCCGGGGCGAGCAGCACGGGCTCGCGGCGCGGCGAACCGGCCAGGTCCTGGAGGGAGACGACCCCGTCGCGGGCGGCGGAGACCGACAGCACGGCGTGGGTGACGGACACCAGGTCGGCGCCGGCGAGCGGACCGTCGAGCTTGGTGTCGTCCGTCAGCAGGTACGGCCGGTCGAGGCGGGCCAGCAGGGCGGCGGTGCTCTCGCCGTCCAGGGCGGGGGAGAGCATCACCGGGACGGCGCCGATGCGGGCGCTCGCGCTGGCCAGGATGTAGATGTCGAAGTTGTTGTTCTTGTAGATCGCGACCTGGTCGCTCGCGCGCACACCCGCCGCGTACAGACGGGCGGCCATGTCGTCGATGTGGTCGGCCAGTTCGCCGACCGTCAGATACCCCGAGACGTCCGGCAGTACGTCCAGGCTGTGGTCCAGCATGATCGTCGTGCTGGGGCGGGCGGCGGCGGCCTGCTCGGGAACGGTCCCTATGTAGAGCCCGTTTGTTCGGGCGGGGTTCCGCAGCATCAGGTCTCTCCTCGGCGGGATTGCGGGGAAGGCGGGGAAGGCGGGGGCGGGTGCACGGGGCCTCAGTGGACCAGGACGCTCTCGCGCAGGACGCGCTCGTCCTCGTGCGAGAGCGTGATGCGGAAGGTGTCGCGCAGGTGCGTGATCGCCTCGTCGGTGGTCAGCTCGCGCTGGTGCTTGAACCCGTCGGCGTAGTCGGCGAAGAGCGTGCGGTGGCGCAGGGTGTGCCGGACGGTGTCGTCACCGCGCTGGGCGACCAGCTTGCCGATGAACGGCGAGGCCGGGTTCGTGGAGGTGTACACGTTCGACACCTCGAAGTCGATCCAGTGGTGCTGCTCCTCGCGCAGGCTGTACACGTCGAACCAGCCGTCGTGGTGCAGGCACCGCAGCACCCACTCCTCGCTCTCGCCCTCGCCCTCGCGGTCCAGCTTCCAGGTCCAGTCGCCGACCGTGACCTCGGCGCCGTCCTCGAAGGGGATGGGCTCCAGCGGGCCCTCGTCGCCGAAGCCGACGTCGGCGAGGTAGCGGCGGCCTTCGGCCTCGACGATCACGACCGCGTGCGAGCGGTAGCGGATCGCGTCGCTGCCGCGGCGGACGCGCGCCAGGTGGCGGGTGGACTTGAAGCCGACCTGGTCGAGCGCGGCCGCGAAGAGCAGGTTGTTCTCCAGGCAGCAGCCACCGCGGCCGGAGTCGACGATCTTCTTCTGCAGGCTCGGGAGGTCGAGCGAGATGCGGTGTCCGACGGCCAGGTCGACGATCTCCCAGGAGACGGCGTCGACGTGGGCGCGGTGCAGCCGGCGCAGGGTCTCGAAGTCGGCGGTGGCCTGACCTTCGAAGCCGATGCGGGCCAGGTACGCGTCGAGCACCAGGGCGTCGGAGTTCCAGTCAGCGGCGGGCGGCGGCGGCAGGGCGTTCATCAGAGTGACCTTTCGTCTCGGGGTGTCTCGGGATGTCTCGGGATGTCTCGGGGCGTGCGGATCGTGCGTGGTGCGGTGGTGCGGTGGTGCGGTGGGGCTGTGGTTCAGCGGGCCTCGGCGGGGACGGACGCCACCCCCGGGACCTCGGAGCGGCCCTTGTCCGCGGCGGCGGCGCGGTTCGACGCCCGTCCGGCCAGCACGACGAGGCCGATGGCGGCGGCGAAGGCCAGGCCGATCCACAGCACCAGGTGCGTGAAGACGTCGGTGGCCTGCGGGACCTGCGCGCCGATGCCGGCGCCGAGGTTGAGCAGGAAGCTGTAGACGGCGATGGCGGTGGCGCGGTCCGCGCCGGCCGCTCCGCCGACGGCCTGGACCAGGGCGGGTCCGGCGGTCGCGACGCCCACCATGGCGGCGAACAGGGCGATGCCCAGGACCAGGGTGTTGTCCCCGGCCAGTGCGGCGGCGCCCATGCCCAGGCCGGCCAGGGCCAGCGCTCCGGCGGCCCGCCGGGTCGGCGGGATGGCGGCCAGCTTCGGCGCCGCGAGGACGGCGACCAGCAGGGACGGCAGTGCGGAGGCGCGCAGCGCGAACATGGCGTCGGGGTCGCCGAGCGACTCCGGGCCGTACAGCTGGACGCCGGTGTAGACGGCGGTGACCCCGCCGAGCACGATGAGCGCGGTGACGAACAGCGGGATCAGCCGCCCGGAGCTGAGCACGTTGCCGAAGGCGAAGCCGCCCCCGGCCCGGCCGGCGTCGCGCGGCGCGTCCGGCAGCATCACCATGCGGGCGGCCACGGCGCCCGCGGCCAGCAGCGGGGCCGAGACCCAGAACACGGCGCCCCAGCCGAACAGCGACTCCAGCAGCTGGGCGCCGAGCTGGCCGGCGACCAGGGTGCCGCCGAGCGCGCAGGACACCACGGTCAGCGCGAGGGCGACCCGCTGGGCCGGCAGCCGCTCGCCGAAGTAGGCGTACACGACGGGGGCGAAGACGCCGGCGGCCAGGCCCTGCACGGCGCGCATGGCCAGTCCTCCGGTCTGCCCGCCGGCCAGCGGCACGGCCAGCGTGGCGAGGGACAGCGCGGCGAGGCTGGTCCAGATCGCGGTCCGGCGGCCGTAGTTCTCGGCGAGCGGGCCGCTGAGGAGCGAGCCGCAGGCGTAGGCGATGGCGAAGGCCGAGGTCGCCCAGGCGGCGGCGGACTGCTCCACGCCCCATGCCGTGGCGATCTCCGGCATGAGCGGGATGGTCACGTAGGCCTGGCTGCCGAGGATGAGCCCGATGACGGCCATCACCGCGACGGTGGCACCGAAGGGAACCTGGTCCGTGGCGGCACGTCCGGGGTCTCCGGGTGATGCAGCGGGTTGCGGGATACCTGACATGGGGCGACTTCCTCCGTCGTGGGGACTGCGTAGTCGATAGGAATCCTGTGCGGGGCGGCGTGGGCCTGCCATCGGGCCCCGGGTACTCCGTCAGGTGCGCTCCGCGATCCATCAACTGCGACGGCGTCGCCGTCCGTCAGTCGCGCGCGGCGGTCTTGGTGCGCATCAGGAACTCGCTCAGAAAGCCGTCGTGCGGCACTCCGGGGCGGATCCAGTACGTGGGCCGGGACCCCGTGTACACGTTGGACACGGTCGGTTCCGCCAGCAGTTCGTCCACCAGCGGCCCGGTGTCGGCGTCCGGGCCGAGTACGGAGACCACCAGGCTGCCGCGCAGCGGCGCGATGCCCTGCGCCCGGCTCCAGGGCGCGACCCAGACACAGGGGAAGGGCATCTCCAGGCCGGTGCGGGGGTCGTCGGAGCGTTCCAGCTGGTGCACCGCCGGGCGCAGCACCGCGCTTCCGTCGCCGAGTTCCGAGACGATGCCGTCCCCGCCGAGCCAGGCCCGTGCCCCGGGCTCGGCGGCGCGGGTGAGCAGGTACGCCTCCAGGGCGCGGGCGTGCCCGGCCGGCTGCACCGGGAGCACCGCCTTCGGGTCCTCGGGCGGCAGGTCCGCCGACGCCGCGAGCCGCTCGGCGAGCGCCCGCGACAGTGGGCCGGGATCACCCTCGACCAGCACGGTGGTGGCGTTGATGCAGGCCACCCCGCCCTGGTGGGCGACCGAGTCGACGATCACGTCCAGGTGATCGCGCCAGTCCTGGCCCGCGGTCACCAGGATCTTCGAGCGTCCGGGGCCCTGTGGCAGGACCCGGGATCCGCCGTACTTGGCGACGACCTCGTCGCCGCCGTAGACGAGTCCGAGGTCGGCCTCGTCCAGCACCGTGTCGGCCACCTCGTGCCCGGTGGGCAGGAGCGCCACCTGATCCGGCCCGAAGCCGGCCGCGCGCAGCGCCGCGACCAGCCGGTACGGGGTGAACGGCTCGCGCCGGGAGGGCCGTACGGCGACCCGGTAGCCCAGCGCCAGCGCTTCCAGCCACAGCGAGTGCGGGCCGGGGTGGTTGCCCGCCGCGTGCACGGCGAAGACCGAGCCGCGCCGGGTCCAGACGGCGCTGCCCCGCCGGGTGCGCGGATCGCGCCAGGAGTCGGCGGCGCCGGCCGGGCGGGCCTGGTCCAGGATGTACGCCGCCTGCTCGGCGGCTTCGGTGACGGCGGCCGCGGCGGCCCGTACGACACCGAGCGGGA is a window from the Streptomyces sp. NBC_01244 genome containing:
- a CDS encoding aldehyde dehydrogenase family protein, with the protein product MAAPEEPPAPPAPPVPDTLDTLPALDALGPSGTFRARNRITLTDVAGRPAATLGLVPRLYVRRTMAALRAASPPPAAERFALLARAGRIFAEDTIGGLDPAAHERITARVSGVPLGVVRAAAAAVTEAAEQAAYILDQARPAGAADSWRDPRTRRGSAVWTRRGSVFAVHAAGNHPGPHSLWLEALALGYRVAVRPSRREPFTPYRLVAALRAAGFGPDQVALLPTGHEVADTVLDEADLGLVYGGDEVVAKYGGSRVLPQGPGRSKILVTAGQDWRDHLDVIVDSVAHQGGVACINATTVLVEGDPGPLSRALAERLAASADLPPEDPKAVLPVQPAGHARALEAYLLTRAAEPGARAWLGGDGIVSELGDGSAVLRPAVHQLERSDDPRTGLEMPFPCVWVAPWSRAQGIAPLRGSLVVSVLGPDADTGPLVDELLAEPTVSNVYTGSRPTYWIRPGVPHDGFLSEFLMRTKTAARD
- a CDS encoding flavodoxin family protein, which codes for MTETMTPPSEIPTGTPGQVPGQVPGQAPTGTSAVESPLVVVAYHSGRGHTAALAAAARDGAGEAGARAVLVDVLSISDSQWTLLDEADGVMFGSPTYMGSASSAFHAFAEASSKRWAAQAWRDKAASGFTVAGSMNGDKLHTLQYFSILAAQHGMHWVNLDIPPGWNSSTGSENDLNRLGINLGAGAQANTDAGDEGVTKADLETVRHLGRRVAQVAGLLRARR
- a CDS encoding FAD-dependent monooxygenase — translated: MTEHIQSTGGTDYDVLIVGAGPTGLTAAIELLRRGVGVRIIDLTTVPLGVPKALALWPRALDILEDMGAGPAIREASVQINALSYFSERRHLATFDFQEDLAPRHLPQPETERVLTERLHALGGKVERGVRLLDIEKVDHSGDVNATDGVTAVLEHGDGLIERTRVPFLIGADGAGSKVRGELGSAFTGSTYEMEFALVDARIEGTLPTDQVLYFQNPNGTLVIVPQPDGVYRFLSVMPPGGERVNVKMMQQVIYDRGPRGIKITEPVWETVFRVHARHASDFQRGRIFLMGDAAHVHSPAGGQGMNSGLQDAHNLAWKLAAVIHGASPVSLLDTYGPERSDATQRIVRDTDFQTRAWMFNGRVQVRARDAAFRVLDRTGLVSHFYAPVMAGRRLAYDIVRATQRPSRKAGCGLHEKLPGGLKVGAVFPRRLALAHRISGPAADPQGWTLAVLPPSSGGSDWSAEIGHILDRWPQVRVERLRRRNSLRATGCWRPGYYLVRPDGHIAAHGHDRDLNRLEAELTATLIPTGAH
- a CDS encoding arylamine N-acetyltransferase family protein, translated to MNALPPPPAADWNSDALVLDAYLARIGFEGQATADFETLRRLHRAHVDAVSWEIVDLAVGHRISLDLPSLQKKIVDSGRGGCCLENNLLFAAALDQVGFKSTRHLARVRRGSDAIRYRSHAVVIVEAEGRRYLADVGFGDEGPLEPIPFEDGAEVTVGDWTWKLDREGEGESEEWVLRCLHHDGWFDVYSLREEQHHWIDFEVSNVYTSTNPASPFIGKLVAQRGDDTVRHTLRHRTLFADYADGFKHQRELTTDEAITHLRDTFRITLSHEDERVLRESVLVH
- a CDS encoding NAD(P)/FAD-dependent oxidoreductase, with the translated sequence MTRNLVVVGHGMVGHHLVAEVRARDRGGAWRITVHGEEGRPAYDRVALSSYAHGRVAAALTLPREPLEGADVRLGSTVTAVDPARRTVRCADGREVPYDALVLATGSRPFVPPVPGHDLPGCHVYRTIEDVDAIRAAARPGRPAVVIGGGLLGLEAASALHALGMRTEVVERAPWLMALQVDAGGGAVLGRRISALGIGVHCDAAVESVDPGADGAVAAVTLAGTGPLPADLVVFAAGVRPRDELAAAAGLARAERGGILTDRHCRTSDPAVWAVGECAAVEGRCHGMVAPGRRMAEAVAAQLTGDPAAAFPGADPAARLKLLGVEVAGFGDVQGREPGALEFVRHDHRTDAYAKLTLAADARTVLGAVLSGDTRAYPALHALYGRPLTASADRLMHTPG
- a CDS encoding MFS transporter, coding for MSGIPQPAASPGDPGRAATDQVPFGATVAVMAVIGLILGSQAYVTIPLMPEIATAWGVEQSAAAWATSAFAIAYACGSLLSGPLAENYGRRTAIWTSLAALSLATLAVPLAGGQTGGLAMRAVQGLAAGVFAPVVYAYFGERLPAQRVALALTVVSCALGGTLVAGQLGAQLLESLFGWGAVFWVSAPLLAAGAVAARMVMLPDAPRDAGRAGGGFAFGNVLSSGRLIPLFVTALIVLGGVTAVYTGVQLYGPESLGDPDAMFALRASALPSLLVAVLAAPKLAAIPPTRRAAGALALAGLGMGAAALAGDNTLVLGIALFAAMVGVATAGPALVQAVGGAAGADRATAIAVYSFLLNLGAGIGAQVPQATDVFTHLVLWIGLAFAAAIGLVVLAGRASNRAAAADKGRSEVPGVASVPAEAR
- a CDS encoding class I adenylate-forming enzyme family protein; amino-acid sequence: MLRNPARTNGLYIGTVPEQAAAARPSTTIMLDHSLDVLPDVSGYLTVGELADHIDDMAARLYAAGVRASDQVAIYKNNNFDIYILASASARIGAVPVMLSPALDGESTAALLARLDRPYLLTDDTKLDGPLAGADLVSVTHAVLSVSAARDGVVSLQDLAGSPRREPVLLAPDQPALMTHTSGTTGLPKLVVHSHRSLFGRYRPQRRLGKLLKTGDTAAIHLSYVHSRMYLGMAVLLQRGLHVAVVNDTGNEKIAELFGRIRPAFVETHPNSFMEWEELVDDPRRPFSNVACFSSTFDAIHPGTMDRLLKASQRTNPVFFQIYGQSECGPLTGRHYTRKNAHKADGRCLGYPMPGITKYRLVPRNGLKPSRENPGYIEVSTPGRAIGYYGEKERFDKQAFGKWWRGGDVGFSTKVGCLHLLDREVDVIPGIHSTLEVEDAVLQRLEELAELVLVPGPNQEALPVVCTRQGEPLDLARWKRAVADLPKMADPIQIPLAELPRTATMKVQRIKLASILREQLEAAS